The Clarias gariepinus isolate MV-2021 ecotype Netherlands chromosome 4, CGAR_prim_01v2, whole genome shotgun sequence genome window below encodes:
- the prelid3a gene encoding PRELI domain containing protein 3A gives MKIWSTEHIFGYPWETVIKAAMRKYPNPMNPSVVGVDVLDRNLDNHGRLHSHRLLSTEWGLPSVVRAILGTSRTTTYIKEHSIVDPEEKKMELCSTNITLTNLVSVDERLVYRPHPENPDITILTQEAIITVKGVSLSSYLESLMALSMTANARKGWDAIEWIIKNSERENVPFI, from the exons ATGAAGATTTGGAGCACGGAACACATATTCGG CTATCCCTGGGAGACAGTGATCAAAGCAGCAATGAGAAAGTACCCCAATCCCATGAACCCCAGTGTGGTAGGAGTGGATGTCCTGGACAGGAACCTGGACAATCATGGCCGTCTCCACAGTCATCGGCTGCTGAGCACCGAGTGGGGCCTGCCAAGTGTGGTGCGAGCG ATACTGGGGACAAGTCGCACCACTACATACATTAAAGAGCATTCCATTGTTGATCCTGAAGAGAAGAAAATGGAGCTTTGCTCAACAAAT ATAACCCTAACAAATTTAGTGTCTGTAGATGAAAGACTTGTTTACAGACCACATCCTGAAAACCCAGACAT AACAATCTTAACCCAAGAGGCAATAATTACAGTGAAAGGAGTCAGTTTGAGCAGCTACCTTGAGAGTCTGATGGCGCTTAGTATGACTGCTAATGCAAGAAAG GGCTGGGATGCCATTGAGTGGATCATTAAGAACTCTGAACGGGAGAACGTACCTTTTATATGA
- the fbxo32 gene encoding F-box only protein 32, giving the protein MPFLGQDWRSPGQSWVKTEDGWKRTTKDENEENNNVSKSHEHSQEDYNKENLLLSINYDVASKKRKKDLLNNNSKVPYFHKDKWIYVHKGSTKERHGYCTLGEAFNRLDFCSAIKDTRRFNYVVRLLELIAKSQLPSLSGVAQKNYMNILERVVQKVLKDQQNVRPIKELLQTLYVSLCTLVQDMGKSVLVGNINIWVHRMENILQWQQQLDNIQINRPTNTGMTLLDLPASLQLNIMHRLSDGRDLVSLGQVCPDLGVLTEDRLLWKNLCQYHFTDRQIRKRLIVSDKGQLEWKKMYFKLCRCYPHKEQYSDTLQFCTHCHILFWKDTNHPCTANNPESCSISVSPQGFINLFKF; this is encoded by the exons ATGCCGTTTCTGGGACAGGACTGGCGCTCTCCTGGACAGAGCTGGGTTAAAACTGAGGATGGCTGGAAAAGAACGACGAAGGACGAGAACGAGGAGAATAACAACGTTTCCAAGAG CCATGAACACAGTCAGGAGGACTATAACAAAGAAAATTTGCTCCTCTCTATTAACTATGATGTGGCTTCCAAGAAGCGAAAGAAGGACTTGTTGAACAACAACAGTAAGGTTCCCT aTTTCCACAAAGACAAGTGGATCTATGTGCACAAAGGAAGCACTAAAGAg CGTCATGGATACTGCACATTGGGAGAAGCTTTTAATCGCCTGGACTTCTGCAGTGCCATCAAAGACACCAGACGATTTAATTACGTTGTCAGG CTGCTCGAGCTGATTGCCAAGTCGCAGCTCCCATCTCTGAGTGGAGTGGCGCAGAAGAACTACATGAACATTCTGGAAAGAGTGGTGCAGAAAG TTCTGAAAGATCAACAGAATGTGAGGCCCATCAAAGAGCTGCTGCAGACGCTGTACGTCTCACTGTGCACTCTGGTGCAGGACATGGGCAAGTCCGTGTTGGTGGGAAACATTAATATCTGGGTGCACCGCATGGAAAACATCCTGCAGTGGCAGCAGCAGCTGGACAACATTCAGATTAATAGG CCCACAAACACTGGGATGACTCTCCTGGACTTGCCTGCCAGTCTCCAGCTGAACATCATGCACCGGCTCTCGGATGGGCGGGACCTGGTCAGTCTGGGTCAGGTGTGTCCTGATCTCGGCGTCCTGACTGAGGACCGGCTGTTGTGGAAAAACCTCTGCCAGTACCACTTCACAGACCGACAG ATTCGCAAGCGACTCATTGTATCAGATAAGGGACAACTTGAATGGAAAAAGATGTACTTCAAGCTGTGCCGGTGTTACCCTCATAAAGAGCAGTACAGCGACACCCTGCAGTTTTGCACACATTGCCACATCCTGTTCTGGAAG GATACAAACCATCCATGCACAGCCAACAATCCGGAGAGCTGCAGCATTTCCGTTTCTCCACAAGGTTTCATTAACCTCTTTAAGTTCTAA